The Felis catus isolate Fca126 chromosome B2, F.catus_Fca126_mat1.0, whole genome shotgun sequence region GGAGTGAGGGAACAGGGTTGCCAGTTGGGCACACCCGACGCCCCTCCCAGAAACTTCCCAAGGAACAAGCCCAGAAATTGGGCCTCTGCTGCCCTCTAATGGAGGAAAGCCAGACTCTAGAGCTGCCTACCGGGGCCCAGCCGTCCTGGCTCTCCTAAAGAAAAGGGGACGTGAAGGACCTTCCTGCCCCCAGGATTTTTATTCCCCTAGAGTCTCGAGCTTCATTTCCTACAGCCTCAGAAGCTGAAACTTCTCTCCTTCCAAGCGCCTCTGGCCATCTTGTTTCCCGATCACCACCCTCCATCCTGTTTCCCCAGTTTCCTTTGTTGCCCGGGTTCTGATTCTGGTACCCTGGTTCCCGGCCCTGCCAGAGTTCTGGTTCCAGAAGGCCCTTGCCAGGTGCCTTGGGCCTAGCTCCCACCTGGGAGCAAGGCAGCGCTGAAGACATGGGCATGAGCGTCCCCCAGTGCCTGGGGCAACTGCACATCCGCAAGGGTGTAGTGGGCTTGGCCACAGGTGCTGGGTTCATCTACCTGCTCTACAAGGCCATCAAGGCTGGCATAAAATGCCAACCGCCCCTCTGCACCACCTCACCAATCTGCATCGCCCGTGAGTGTCCGGGCCCTGGGGAGAGGGCTCTGCCCCAGGAGGCACCTGCTCCCGAGGCCTCCAGTGTGGGAGGGCCCAAAGGTGACTCCTCCAagctcctctctccttcttctttctctcctccatctTCCTCAAACCCGCCCTAGAGATGCTAGCTCAGAGTCCCCAGGAAGTAGATGGCTCTCCAGGACTCCTCTGGCAGGTCTCCGAATTTGACACTCACTCTAGCCCCCAGGATGCCACTGCTTGGAAACTGGGCATCAGCAGTTCTTCCTAAGGGAACGGTGGGGGCACCTACATGCCCAGAACCTCCACCGGTCCATAGGACAACTTTGTGCCGAGTAGAAAAAGGCACCCTTCTGCCAGACTTTTTGATTGCCATCTGTTGGAATATCGTTGCCATATACCGATTATAACGAAATACCACATATGACTGCCATATGCCAGGAAATTGTTATAGTAAACACAAAACTATGACATTTAGCATACAAACGATACATCATTAGACGAAGTGCCCTGGTGCACAGCTCAGCTGTCTGTGGCGGTCCTGCATGTAGCAAGAAGGCCTCTCTTCAGAAAAAGCAAGACAGTCTTGTCaaccccagctccctctcccccccttcccaaCCCCATTCTCTGACCACTCCTGAGTCCCCAGCCTGAACCTGGCTGGGGTGGCTCTCTAGGCCTGGCAATCGAGCGAGAGCGGCACGGGCGGGACTCAGGTGAGGTCCGGAGGCTCCTCAACTCTCTGGAGTGCAAACAGGATGAGTACGCCAAGAGCATGATCCTGCACAGTATCACGCGCTGTGTGTACTTGCTGGAGGCCGAGgtgagggaaaggaagcaggaagTCCCTCCCAACCAGCCCGGCCCCCGGGGGCTACGGCCGATCCCTGCCCCCTTGGCTGGACAGACTGTGGCCTGAGACCTGTCTCTCTGGCTGCTGGCGGGAGGGGTCGTGCTGAGGGGCCTTGGTAACATGGGGGGCTGTGGGCCCAGGACACCCGCTTCTCCTGCCTCTTCCATCTCTCTTGGCACACTCTAGGCCTCTGCTTGTGCTACTGATGACATCGCAttggtgggctccatgctggatgaCAAGGACAACAGTGTCAAAATCCAAGCTCTGAACACACTTAAAGCTTTCTCTGGCATCAGAAAATTCAGGCTTAAAGTCCAGGTGAGCAAAAGCAAGCGGTGGGGTGGACCACACAGGCTGTCCACAGACCGTGGGTTCTTTAATAGGCATGGGGTAAATAAATGGTCATGCTCCGGAAGTTTTGGGGTCCGATTTTCCTTGTAATCAAGTGAGAAAATGGTGGTCAGATTCCCGGCAGGATCATAAAAGCCTTTGAATATCAGGCTGAACCTGAACTAGGGTGCTAGGAGTATCTCTGAGCCCCAACTAGCAGAAAGCCCCAAGGTTCTTTCTGATACCATCCCATCCGACAACACCAATGGGGTGTCCTATGATGCAACTgca contains the following coding sequences:
- the ARMC12 gene encoding armadillo repeat-containing protein 12 isoform X3 translates to MGMSVPQCLGQLHIRKGVVGLATGAGFIYLLYKAIKAGIKCQPPLCTTSPICIARECPGPGERALPQEAPAPEASSVGGPKGLAIERERHGRDSGEVRRLLNSLECKQDEYAKSMILHSITRCVYLLEAEASACATDDIALVGSMLDDKDNSVKIQALNTLKAFSGIRKFRLKVQVQAIRLLSYLAQKNDLLYDILNCQVHANFLNLFQSTQPGSLLFEVLVFAERLSEGRNSPHYRAVKWHYNEQSLHEALFGDESRLADRLLALVIHPEEEVQIQACKVIVSLQCSQDVGVRPSVCQPSRSYFNSGE